A part of Pantoea vagans genomic DNA contains:
- a CDS encoding flavin reductase family protein, with product MSQRMHKYAFPVSKARKYLEPGPVLLLSSQYQDQHDIMTLGWHTVLEFSPSLVGCMIAGMNHSHELIRNSGQCVLNIPSASLINEVVAVGNSHGDSIDKFEAFGLTPEPAQVVGAPMIAECFASFECQLYDDAMVARYNLFIFEIVKAHVAEQPEYPPTLHYTGEGRFSVMSDKMLDKSGDFKPEMLI from the coding sequence ATGAGCCAACGCATGCACAAATATGCTTTTCCGGTCAGCAAAGCCCGCAAATACCTTGAGCCGGGACCGGTGCTGCTGCTCAGCTCGCAGTATCAGGATCAGCATGACATTATGACGCTCGGCTGGCACACGGTGCTGGAGTTCTCGCCGTCACTGGTCGGCTGCATGATTGCCGGTATGAATCACAGCCATGAGCTGATCCGCAACAGCGGTCAGTGCGTGCTGAATATTCCTTCTGCCTCGCTGATTAATGAAGTGGTGGCTGTCGGCAACAGCCATGGGGACAGTATTGATAAGTTTGAAGCGTTTGGCCTGACGCCGGAGCCGGCTCAGGTAGTGGGTGCGCCGATGATTGCCGAATGTTTTGCCAGCTTCGAATGTCAGCTTTATGACGACGCCATGGTCGCCCGCTACAACCTGTTTATTTTTGAGATCGTCAAAGCGCATGTCGCCGAGCAGCCGGAATATCCCCCGACCCTGCACTACACCGGTGAAGGCCGGTTTAGCGTGATGAGCGACAAAATGCTGGATAAGAGCGGAGATTTTAAACCGGAGATGCTCATCTAG
- the otsB gene encoding trehalose-phosphatase produces MTQAADTHARYPTLSSGQYAFFFDVDGTLAAIQSRPEAVFIPEQVIAQLQQLSALSQGALALVSGRPIEQLDALAAPWHGPAAGVHGAERRDAEGHVQRISLPVEVEQNLRKELQDAMACWPGTQLEVKGMAFALHYRQAMQHEQDVLRLAEQSVKRFPGLALQPGKCVVEIKPAGIDKGAAISDFMQQPPFAGRTPVFIGDDLTDEKGFLAVNERQGVSVKVGEGSSQAGYRLNDVDAVYGWLERTLLLLEQDNVGKEFRL; encoded by the coding sequence GTGACCCAAGCGGCAGACACCCATGCCAGGTACCCGACATTAAGCAGCGGGCAGTACGCCTTCTTTTTTGATGTCGACGGTACGCTGGCAGCGATACAGTCCCGTCCCGAAGCGGTATTTATTCCTGAGCAGGTCATCGCACAACTTCAACAGCTCTCTGCGCTGTCTCAGGGCGCACTGGCGCTGGTCTCCGGCAGACCCATCGAACAACTGGATGCGCTGGCTGCACCGTGGCACGGCCCGGCGGCGGGCGTGCATGGCGCTGAGCGTCGTGATGCAGAGGGTCATGTGCAGCGCATCAGCCTGCCTGTTGAGGTTGAACAAAATCTCAGGAAGGAATTGCAGGATGCGATGGCATGCTGGCCTGGCACTCAGCTTGAGGTGAAAGGCATGGCCTTTGCACTTCACTACCGTCAGGCGATGCAGCATGAGCAGGATGTGTTGCGACTGGCTGAACAGTCAGTGAAGCGTTTCCCGGGACTGGCGCTTCAGCCAGGGAAATGCGTGGTTGAGATTAAACCGGCAGGCATCGATAAAGGTGCCGCAATCAGCGACTTTATGCAGCAGCCCCCTTTTGCCGGACGCACGCCAGTCTTTATTGGCGACGATTTGACGGATGAGAAGGGCTTCCTGGCCGTCAACGAACGGCAGGGCGTCTCAGTTAAAGTCGGCGAAGGGTCAAGCCAGGCCGGTTATCGGCTTAATGATGTCGATGCCGTTTATGGCTGGCTGGAAAGAACATTATTACTATTAGAGCAAGACAACGTCGGTAAGGAGTTTAGGTTATGA
- the flhC gene encoding flagellar transcriptional regulator FlhC — translation MSEKSIVQEARDIQLAMELITLGARLQMLESETQLSRGRLIKLYKELRGSPPPKGMLPFSTDWFMTWEQNIHASMFCNAWKFLLKTGLCSGVDAVIKAYRLYLEQCPQSDEGPLLALTRAWTLVRFVDSGMLELADCKCCNGSFINHAHQPVGSFTCSLCQPPSRAVKRRKLSAEPADMFPQLLDEQVKHAV, via the coding sequence ATGAGTGAGAAAAGTATTGTTCAGGAAGCACGTGATATTCAGCTCGCGATGGAGCTGATCACTTTAGGTGCGCGCTTGCAGATGTTAGAGAGTGAAACTCAGCTGAGCCGTGGTCGTCTGATCAAGCTCTATAAAGAATTACGTGGCAGTCCGCCGCCAAAAGGCATGCTGCCGTTCTCCACGGACTGGTTTATGACGTGGGAGCAGAACATCCATGCTTCTATGTTCTGCAACGCCTGGAAATTTTTACTGAAAACTGGCCTGTGCAGTGGCGTCGATGCTGTCATCAAAGCCTACCGCCTGTATCTTGAACAGTGTCCTCAATCGGACGAGGGCCCGCTGTTGGCGCTGACTCGTGCCTGGACCCTGGTCCGATTCGTTGATAGCGGTATGCTGGAACTGGCCGATTGCAAATGCTGCAACGGCAGCTTTATTAATCATGCGCATCAGCCGGTTGGCAGCTTTACCTGCAGCCTGTGCCAGCCACCATCACGTGCCGTAAAAAGACGTAAACTTTCTGCAGAACCTGCCGATATGTTTCCACAACTGCTGGATGAACAGGTTAAACACGCCGTTTAA
- the otsA gene encoding alpha,alpha-trehalose-phosphate synthase, translated as MSRLVVVSNRVAMPDGSKTSAGGLAVGILDALKSTGGLWFGWNGEISEFTGEEVEDVSVQEHEGIEYASFPLSQNDYDLYYCQFSNTVIWPAFHYRLDLVQFQREAWEGYCEVNDAVAQRLKPLIKPDDIVWIHDYHFLPFAAALRRAGINNRIGFFLHIPFPTPEIFNALPPHKELLEMLCEYDLLGFQTESDRVAFLDSVSQLTQLQNKGDKKHRAFGNTFMTEVYPIGIEPDSIKEMAEGPLPPKMAAMKKELGDARNIIACERLDYSKGLPERFLAYEALLENFPQHRGKIRYSQIAPTSRGDVQAYQDIRHQLETEAGRINGKYGTLGWTPLYYLNQHFDRRLLMKIFRLTDVGLVTPLRDGMNLVAKEYVAAQDPDDPGVLVLSRFAGAANELTSALIVNPYDRDEVAAALDKAITMPRTERISRYNDMMAVLRKNDITAWRESFLKDLERIDPRSVDHSTVNKVATFPKLA; from the coding sequence ATGAGTCGTTTAGTGGTTGTATCTAACCGTGTCGCCATGCCAGATGGGTCTAAAACGAGTGCAGGCGGCCTGGCCGTCGGCATTCTCGATGCACTGAAAAGCACCGGTGGATTATGGTTTGGCTGGAACGGTGAAATCAGCGAATTCACCGGCGAAGAAGTAGAAGACGTCAGCGTGCAGGAACATGAAGGTATCGAGTATGCTTCCTTCCCACTGAGCCAGAACGATTACGATCTCTATTATTGCCAGTTCTCGAACACGGTTATCTGGCCCGCCTTCCATTATCGCCTCGATCTGGTGCAGTTCCAGCGTGAAGCGTGGGAAGGGTATTGCGAAGTTAATGACGCGGTGGCGCAGCGCTTAAAACCGCTGATCAAACCGGATGATATTGTCTGGATCCACGATTATCACTTCTTACCCTTTGCTGCAGCGCTGCGTCGGGCCGGTATTAATAACCGCATCGGCTTCTTCCTGCATATTCCGTTCCCGACGCCAGAAATATTCAATGCACTGCCTCCGCACAAAGAGCTGCTGGAAATGCTGTGTGAATATGACCTCCTTGGCTTCCAGACTGAATCGGATCGGGTGGCGTTCCTGGACAGCGTCAGTCAGCTTACGCAACTGCAGAATAAAGGCGACAAAAAGCATCGCGCCTTTGGCAACACCTTTATGACTGAGGTCTATCCGATCGGGATCGAGCCAGACAGTATTAAAGAGATGGCCGAAGGGCCACTGCCGCCGAAAATGGCAGCCATGAAGAAAGAGCTGGGCGATGCACGCAACATTATTGCCTGCGAACGCCTCGACTATTCCAAAGGGCTGCCAGAGCGCTTTCTTGCCTATGAAGCGCTGCTGGAAAACTTCCCGCAGCATCGCGGTAAAATCCGTTACTCGCAGATTGCACCGACCTCACGTGGTGATGTACAGGCCTATCAGGATATCCGGCATCAGCTGGAGACCGAAGCAGGACGGATTAACGGTAAGTACGGTACGCTGGGCTGGACCCCGCTTTACTACCTTAACCAGCATTTTGACCGTCGCCTGCTGATGAAAATCTTCCGCCTGACCGATGTAGGTCTGGTGACGCCGCTGCGTGATGGCATGAATCTGGTCGCGAAAGAGTATGTCGCTGCGCAGGACCCGGACGATCCGGGTGTACTGGTGCTGTCGCGCTTTGCTGGTGCCGCCAACGAGCTGACCTCAGCGCTGATAGTGAATCCGTATGACCGCGATGAAGTCGCTGCTGCGCTGGATAAGGCGATTACCATGCCGCGCACCGAAAGAATTTCACGCTACAACGACATGATGGCGGTATTACGCAAAAACGACATTACCGCCTGGCGTGAGAGCTTCCTGAAGGACCTGGAGCGCATTGACCCACGCAGTGTTGACCACAGCACCGTGAACAAGGTAGCGACCTTCCCGAAACTCGCCTGA
- the motB gene encoding flagellar motor protein MotB, with protein sequence MKHGNRPIVLIKKRKHKGHEGSHGSWKIAYADFMTAMMAFFMVMWLLSIANPQELVQIADYFKTPLKVAITGGARSSDSDSPIPGGGDDPTKKIGEVNKVVDMDAQKRKLDEIRLNRLREKLDQMIEADPRLKALRPHLIINMVEEGLRIQIIDSQNRPMFKTGRAEVEPYMRDILRAIAPILNDIPNRISLAGHTDDFQYAGGDKGYSNWELSTDRANASRRELVMGGLDSGKVLRVLGMADTMRLKNRGGNDAVNRRISLLVLNHDTEAAIEKENAESDAVQISDPAAIEQIRAPATPGSAVNTAAPSQPR encoded by the coding sequence ATGAAACACGGCAATCGCCCCATTGTGCTGATCAAAAAGCGCAAACATAAAGGCCATGAAGGCAGCCACGGATCGTGGAAGATTGCCTACGCCGACTTTATGACGGCGATGATGGCCTTTTTTATGGTGATGTGGCTGCTGTCGATCGCCAACCCGCAGGAGCTGGTGCAGATTGCAGACTACTTCAAAACGCCGCTGAAAGTTGCGATCACAGGCGGTGCACGCAGCAGTGACAGTGACAGCCCGATCCCGGGTGGCGGCGATGATCCGACCAAAAAGATTGGCGAAGTGAACAAAGTCGTCGATATGGACGCCCAGAAACGCAAGCTGGATGAGATTCGCCTTAACCGGCTGCGTGAAAAGCTCGACCAGATGATTGAAGCGGATCCGCGTCTGAAAGCGCTGCGGCCGCATCTGATCATCAACATGGTGGAAGAGGGGCTGCGTATTCAGATTATCGACAGCCAGAATCGCCCGATGTTTAAGACCGGTCGGGCCGAGGTGGAGCCGTATATGCGCGATATTCTGCGTGCCATTGCGCCGATCCTTAACGACATTCCGAACCGTATCAGCCTGGCCGGACATACCGATGATTTTCAGTATGCCGGCGGTGACAAGGGCTACAGCAACTGGGAACTCTCTACCGACCGCGCTAACGCTTCACGCCGGGAACTGGTGATGGGCGGCCTGGATAGCGGCAAAGTTTTACGGGTGTTAGGTATGGCCGACACCATGCGCCTGAAAAATCGTGGCGGTAACGACGCAGTTAACCGCCGCATCAGCCTGCTGGTGTTGAACCATGACACTGAAGCAGCAATAGAAAAAGAGAACGCAGAAAGTGATGCCGTCCAGATCAGCGATCCGGCGGCCATTGAACAGATTCGCGCACCTGCAACACCAGGCAGCGCGGTGAATACAGCAGCCCCCTCACAGCCGAGGTGA
- the msrA gene encoding peptide-methionine (S)-S-oxide reductase MsrA — MAIEYAVIAGGCFWCTEAVFKDVIGVESVESGYTGGARPNPTYEQVCSGATGHAEAIRIGFDPEQVTYGDLLDISFVTHDPTQLNRQGNDIGTQYRSAIFPANAGQEAEARAAIERAQADHDVPVVTTIEPLKEWYPAEAYHQDYWDGAGQRNGYCMAVIPPKLQKLRKSFANRVKS; from the coding sequence ATGGCAATCGAATACGCAGTTATCGCTGGCGGCTGTTTCTGGTGTACCGAAGCGGTATTTAAGGATGTGATCGGCGTAGAGTCGGTTGAAAGCGGCTATACCGGCGGTGCCCGTCCTAATCCGACTTATGAGCAGGTCTGCAGCGGCGCAACCGGTCATGCAGAAGCGATCCGCATTGGCTTTGATCCGGAGCAGGTAACTTACGGCGATCTGCTGGATATCAGCTTTGTTACGCATGATCCGACACAGCTGAACCGTCAGGGCAATGATATCGGCACCCAGTATCGCTCTGCCATTTTCCCGGCGAATGCCGGGCAGGAAGCAGAAGCGCGCGCCGCCATTGAACGCGCCCAGGCTGATCATGATGTGCCGGTTGTGACCACGATTGAGCCGCTGAAAGAGTGGTATCCCGCGGAAGCCTATCATCAGGATTACTGGGACGGTGCTGGTCAGCGCAACGGTTACTGCATGGCAGTCATCCCACCGAAACTGCAGAAGCTGCGTAAGAGCTTCGCTAATCGGGTGAAGAGCTGA
- the pmrB gene encoding two-component system sensor histidine kinase PmrB, translating to MIKRFDHRSMRFRLILTIGLILLVFQVISVVWLWHESKEQIQFLVEAQLQKRNMDSHVKREVHEAVASLAVPSLVMITLTLLLCYQAVKWITRPLYQLQRELESRSEENLDPVACHSQVHEIDAVTQAINQLVARLNSSLERERLFTADVAHELRTPLAGLRLHLELIERNSDVKVQPLVQRLDQMTHSVSQLLNLARAGQSFTSGTYQNVGLIEDVILPMEAELSIMLEAHQQTLVLDLPQEQFVRGDATLLKMLLRNLVENAHRYSPDNSTISVQLLSVPQPMMVVEDEGPGIDESKSGELSKAFIRMDSRYGGIGLGLSIVSRIVQLHRFQFFLENRRDRSGCRAVIKF from the coding sequence ATGATAAAACGTTTCGATCACCGCAGTATGCGCTTTCGCCTGATCCTGACCATTGGTCTGATCCTGCTGGTCTTCCAGGTGATCAGCGTGGTCTGGCTGTGGCATGAGAGTAAAGAGCAGATTCAGTTTCTGGTGGAAGCCCAACTGCAGAAGCGCAACATGGACAGTCACGTGAAGCGCGAAGTCCATGAAGCGGTGGCCAGCCTGGCGGTGCCGAGCCTGGTGATGATTACGCTGACGCTGCTGCTTTGCTATCAGGCGGTGAAATGGATCACCCGGCCGCTCTATCAGCTGCAGCGGGAACTCGAAAGCCGCAGCGAAGAGAATCTCGATCCCGTCGCCTGTCACAGTCAGGTTCATGAGATCGATGCGGTGACTCAGGCGATCAATCAGCTGGTCGCCCGCCTCAACAGCAGTCTGGAGCGCGAACGGCTGTTTACCGCCGACGTAGCGCATGAGTTGCGCACGCCGCTGGCGGGATTACGGCTGCATCTGGAGTTAATCGAACGCAACAGCGATGTCAAAGTTCAGCCGCTGGTGCAGCGTCTTGATCAGATGACGCACAGCGTGTCGCAGTTGCTGAATCTGGCGCGCGCCGGACAGTCATTCACTTCGGGCACCTATCAGAACGTCGGGCTGATTGAAGATGTGATCCTGCCGATGGAAGCGGAGCTGAGTATTATGCTGGAGGCGCATCAGCAGACGCTGGTGCTCGATCTGCCGCAGGAGCAGTTTGTGCGTGGTGATGCGACCCTGCTCAAGATGCTGCTGCGTAACCTGGTGGAGAACGCCCATCGCTATAGTCCGGATAACAGCACCATCAGCGTGCAGCTGTTGTCTGTGCCACAGCCCATGATGGTAGTGGAAGATGAGGGACCGGGCATTGATGAGAGTAAAAGTGGCGAGCTGAGTAAAGCGTTTATCCGGATGGACAGTCGCTATGGCGGTATCGGACTCGGGCTGAGCATTGTCAGCCGCATCGTCCAGTTACACCGTTTTCAGTTTTTCTTAGAGAACCGTCGCGACCGGAGCGGTTGCCGGGCCGTCATTAAGTTTTAA
- the motA gene encoding flagellar motor stator protein MotA has translation MLIIIGYLIVLGSVLGGYALVGGHLGALYQPAELLMIGGAGAGAFLVGNNGKSIKKTLKALPKLFRGSKYNKAVYMDLMALLYRLMAKSRQQGMLSLERDIEDPSQSEIFANYPRILADKQLVDFITDYLRLMVSGNMNAFEIEALMDEEIETYEHECDVPAQSIAAVGDGLPAFGIVAAVMGVVHALASADRPAAELGALVAHAMVGTFLGILLAYGFVSPLSSVLRQKCAETTKMMQCIKVTLLSSLNGYAPQIAVEFGRKTLYSAERPSFSELEEHVRNAKNPAKQTSDEAS, from the coding sequence GTGCTGATAATTATAGGTTACCTGATTGTTTTAGGCTCCGTGTTGGGCGGATATGCGCTGGTAGGTGGCCATCTGGGCGCACTTTATCAGCCAGCCGAATTATTAATGATCGGCGGTGCTGGTGCCGGTGCTTTTTTAGTCGGTAACAATGGCAAGTCGATTAAAAAAACGCTGAAAGCGCTGCCTAAGTTATTTCGCGGCTCCAAATACAACAAAGCGGTTTACATGGATTTGATGGCGCTGCTTTATCGCCTGATGGCGAAGTCGCGTCAGCAGGGGATGTTATCGCTGGAACGCGATATTGAAGATCCCAGCCAGAGTGAAATTTTTGCTAATTATCCCCGCATCCTTGCCGATAAACAGTTAGTCGATTTTATTACTGACTACTTGCGCCTGATGGTCAGCGGCAACATGAACGCCTTTGAAATCGAAGCGTTGATGGATGAAGAGATTGAGACCTACGAACACGAGTGTGACGTACCAGCGCAAAGTATTGCTGCGGTGGGTGATGGTCTTCCGGCCTTTGGTATCGTGGCCGCGGTAATGGGCGTGGTGCATGCGCTGGCTTCGGCCGATCGTCCGGCTGCTGAACTGGGCGCGCTGGTCGCGCATGCGATGGTGGGAACTTTCCTGGGCATCCTGCTGGCGTACGGGTTTGTCTCTCCACTGTCGTCAGTACTGCGTCAGAAATGTGCGGAAACCACCAAGATGATGCAGTGCATTAAAGTGACATTGCTCTCGAGCCTCAATGGTTACGCGCCGCAGATTGCGGTGGAGTTTGGTCGTAAGACGCTCTATTCCGCTGAGCGTCCGTCGTTCAGCGAACTGGAAGAGCATGTGCGTAACGCCAAGAACCCGGCTAAACAGACTTCTGACGAGGCTTCATGA
- the flhD gene encoding flagellar transcriptional regulator FlhD yields MGTSEVLKHIYDLNLSYLLLAQRLINQDKASAMFRLGIDEKMANALSELTLPEMVKMAETNQLVCQFRFTDSSTINRLTQESRVDDLQQIHTGILLSSRLLRNASKDEAPAKKRAMS; encoded by the coding sequence ATGGGCACCTCTGAAGTACTGAAACATATTTATGACCTCAACTTGTCTTATTTACTGCTCGCGCAGCGTTTAATTAACCAGGATAAAGCTTCTGCAATGTTTCGCCTCGGCATTGACGAGAAAATGGCGAACGCGTTATCTGAATTAACATTGCCTGAGATGGTAAAAATGGCGGAAACCAATCAACTGGTTTGCCAGTTCCGTTTTACCGATAGCAGCACCATTAATCGCCTGACGCAGGAATCACGCGTGGATGATTTACAACAAATCCACACCGGCATTTTATTATCGAGCCGTTTACTGCGTAATGCGTCTAAAGATGAAGCGCCTGCTAAAAAGAGAGCAATGTCATGA
- the pmrA gene encoding two-component system response regulator PmrA has product MKILIVEDDALLLQGLMLALEGEGYVCDGVTRVRDAEAHFASGLYSLVVLDLGLPDEDGLHFLIRLRRQKKMTPVLILTARDTISERIAGLDAGADDYLIKPFSLDELLARIRALIRRHVNQGDSQVRVGALALDMTHRQITLSDVLLDLTPKEFAILSRLMLKAGNPVHREILYQDIYNWETEPSTNTLEVHIHNLRDKIGKSAIRTVRGFGYALVTQDGVREAT; this is encoded by the coding sequence ATGAAGATACTGATTGTTGAAGATGATGCGCTGCTGCTGCAGGGCCTGATGCTGGCGCTGGAAGGCGAAGGCTATGTCTGCGATGGCGTGACGCGGGTGCGGGATGCAGAAGCGCATTTCGCCAGCGGTCTCTATAGTCTGGTGGTGCTGGATCTGGGTTTGCCGGATGAAGATGGACTGCACTTCCTGATACGCCTGCGCCGGCAGAAGAAGATGACGCCGGTGTTGATTCTGACCGCACGCGACACCATCAGCGAGCGCATAGCCGGGCTCGACGCGGGTGCTGACGACTATCTGATTAAACCGTTTTCGCTGGATGAGCTGCTGGCGCGGATCCGCGCACTGATCCGCCGTCACGTCAATCAGGGCGACAGTCAGGTGAGAGTCGGCGCGCTGGCGCTGGATATGACCCATCGTCAGATCACCCTCAGCGATGTGCTGCTGGATCTGACACCCAAAGAGTTTGCGATTCTGTCACGACTGATGCTGAAGGCCGGCAATCCGGTTCACCGGGAAATTCTCTACCAGGACATCTATAACTGGGAGACCGAGCCTTCTACTAATACGCTGGAAGTGCATATCCATAATCTGCGCGACAAAATTGGCAAAAGCGCCATTCGTACCGTGCGCGGGTTTGGTTATGCGCTGGTGACGCAGGATGGCGTTCGCGAGGCAACATGA
- the eptA gene encoding phosphoethanolamine transferase EptA — protein MAFTLKRPLISRLTLLILAAVYIAVFLNIAYYRQVLAVMPLNNLHTTLVFLSMPFVAFSVINIVITLASFVWLDRLLAALFILLSASAQFFIQTYNIVVDRSMITNMMDTTASESFALITPQLLFTLLTSGVLMALLVFWPRIKRQQWRGVLARVLSVLLSAALIVLVALLFYKDYASLFRNNRELVKALSPSNSIAATLSWYKHEQLQNVPLVRIGEDAHLQPSRSSGKPNLTILVLGETSRAQNFSLGGYARLTNPLLAKDDVIYFPHTTSCGTATAVSVPCMFSNMPRAHYDDVLAAHQEGLLDIIQRAGISVLWNENDGGCKGACDRVPHQDMTSLNLPGMCINGECYDDVLFHGLDDYISQLKGNGVIVLHTIGSHGPTYSHRYPPQFRQFEPTCDTNQIQDCSQQQLINTYDNTLVNVDHIVDKAINVLRAHQDRFTTSLVYLSDHGESLGENGAYLHGLPYAIAPDTQKHVPMLIWLSDDYQKRYAVNRGCLNKLAATDDFSQDNLFSTMLGLTGTATHEYVPADDILTSCRSQP, from the coding sequence ATGGCGTTTACTCTGAAGAGGCCGCTGATTAGCCGCCTTACCTTGCTGATCCTGGCTGCGGTTTATATCGCGGTTTTCCTTAATATTGCCTACTACCGTCAGGTGCTGGCGGTGATGCCGCTGAACAATCTGCATACCACGCTGGTATTTTTATCGATGCCTTTCGTCGCCTTTAGCGTGATTAACATCGTGATTACGCTGGCCTCGTTTGTCTGGCTGGATCGTCTGCTGGCCGCCCTGTTTATTCTGCTCTCTGCGTCGGCACAGTTTTTTATTCAGACTTATAACATCGTGGTCGATCGCTCGATGATCACCAACATGATGGATACCACCGCTTCTGAATCCTTTGCGCTGATTACGCCGCAGCTGCTCTTCACCCTGCTCACCTCGGGCGTGCTGATGGCGTTGCTGGTGTTCTGGCCGCGCATAAAACGGCAGCAGTGGCGTGGCGTGCTGGCGCGCGTGCTCAGCGTGCTGCTGTCGGCGGCGCTGATCGTGCTGGTCGCCCTGCTCTTCTATAAAGATTACGCTTCGCTGTTCCGCAACAACCGCGAGCTGGTTAAAGCGCTCAGCCCGTCGAACAGCATTGCGGCAACGCTCTCCTGGTATAAGCATGAGCAACTGCAGAATGTGCCGCTGGTGCGCATCGGTGAAGATGCCCATCTGCAGCCCAGCCGCAGCAGCGGTAAGCCGAATCTGACGATTCTGGTGCTGGGAGAGACGTCGCGCGCGCAAAACTTCTCGCTGGGCGGTTACGCTCGTCTGACCAATCCTTTACTGGCGAAAGACGATGTAATCTACTTCCCGCACACCACCTCGTGCGGCACGGCGACGGCGGTTTCGGTGCCCTGCATGTTCTCCAACATGCCGCGCGCGCACTATGATGATGTGCTGGCCGCGCATCAGGAGGGACTGCTGGATATTATTCAGCGCGCTGGCATCAGCGTGTTATGGAATGAAAATGATGGTGGCTGCAAAGGGGCCTGTGACCGGGTGCCGCATCAGGACATGACCAGCCTGAACCTGCCCGGCATGTGTATTAATGGTGAGTGTTATGACGACGTGCTGTTCCACGGTCTGGACGACTACATCAGCCAGCTGAAAGGCAACGGGGTTATTGTCCTGCACACCATTGGCAGTCATGGCCCGACCTACAGCCATCGGTATCCGCCACAGTTCCGTCAGTTTGAACCGACCTGTGACACCAATCAGATTCAGGACTGTTCGCAACAACAGCTGATCAACACCTATGACAACACGCTGGTCAATGTGGATCATATTGTCGATAAGGCAATCAATGTCCTGCGCGCGCATCAGGATCGCTTCACCACCAGCCTGGTCTATCTTTCTGATCACGGTGAATCGCTGGGTGAAAATGGCGCTTACCTGCATGGCCTGCCCTATGCTATTGCCCCGGATACGCAGAAACATGTGCCGATGCTGATCTGGCTGTCCGATGATTATCAGAAACGTTATGCGGTTAATCGCGGCTGTCTGAATAAACTGGCGGCGACAGACGATTTTTCACAGGATAATCTGTTTTCAACCATGCTGGGATTAACCGGCACCGCGACCCACGAATATGTGCCTGCGGATGATATTTTGACGTCGTGTCGGAGCCAACCTTAA